The Mangifera indica cultivar Alphonso unplaced genomic scaffold, CATAS_Mindica_2.1 Un_0013, whole genome shotgun sequence genome contains the following window.
TCAATAATTGAACAAAGCATGTAACACATATGTAAGCATAAACTTTTCTTAACAACTTATCACAAACacaatataattgtataatctttcaaacaaatatttgatcaaactcaaacacttaAGCAATTTCAACAAGGATAGTTaaacaaaaactatatttaactAATTCTCAAGGACACATCATCAATTTATAAAACTCaaagtaaagagaaagagattgaAATGTTTGATAGCTTATAGTGGTTCAAAACTTTCTCTTTCAAGCCTCCTACATCTACCTCTTCAGGCAACCCACTTGAAGTTTCAATCATAGAGATATCATCTCTTTACAATAGCTCTATAGGATTTTACCCATATATACTAGATATCTAGGATTACATCTAACTCATTAGTTATCCAGGATTTTGCCCAGAAAAATAGTTATATAGAATTTTGCCCAACACAATAGTTATCCGAGATGTTACCCACATGTTTAGATATAGAAAAATTGAGTACAAAATGCCTCTACAAGGCTAAAACAAAGATTAAGTGCAAAGTGTCTTTTGATGATATGAGTTATAAGCTTTTGGAGTGAATTTTGGAGAAGAGAAAagtataagattttatatttgtaatctCTAACCTATTCCCATCAAAAAGTCTTTAATTTATAGCCTTGGATGGCTGAAATGGCTTAAATGACCATTAGTTAGGATAATATATCTATTGAGCTTCAAAAATGGTGTTTTGGCCTTGAAAACATGACAGGATGGGCATCCTTTTACACATACTGACTTTGTTGgctttgaattgattttaaatggttgaatttttgaaatgcGCCACTCGAGGGACTGACGTTCCTTTTACCAGGATAGGCATCCTACCTTgcacttttaaaattttgaaatgcttTAGACATGAAAGGACAAGCAAGGAAACGAGCATCCCACCATGTTGACTTTGTTGACCAtcaaaaattagtttttgaatatattggAAAGGGAATGGGCATCACATGGTCTTCTTCTAATCCTGGGTGGGCATCCCTTTATTTGAAACAAGCGTTTTTATccatttgacaaaaatttctAAAAGCTCTATAATAGCAAGGATTGACAAGTCATTAAAATTACATAGAAGTTGCTCAGAAGTTGTCGACCCTAGAGTATTCATTGTTGACTTGACATGCAAAGATCAATTTTCCTTTGAAGTTCAAAATGTAGGAGAGTATGATGGCAATAAGGTAGTAATAGTTTTGTTAACATTCTTAGAGGGAATTGCAACAAGTTATATCAAGCAAGTGAATGGTTTTTAGAGGTGTTTGTGGAGGTATGGATAAGATAAATTTGATCTCAATGTCTGCAAAAGCTTAGCAATTGTTTACTATGTTGCAAACAGTCTACTACCAATGAGGATAGGCTATTTGCCagcaataaaaaatttcaaatggttAGGTACTCTACCTTGTGGTAGACATTTATGTCACAAATTGTCCctgtattttggcttcagtgTGGGAGGCATCTTTGTCATTGTTCTTGCAATTGAACTATCTATATGGTAGAGGCAAAGGTGAAATGAATAAATACTCTTTGATGTTAAGGAGTGACATCATGAAGAAGTATTCCTTAGAAACTTGAAAAGGTTCAAATTTGTGACACATTCAcgaaacaatgttgttttatttaataataggcAAAActatgtcgttttaataattatataacataattcAACTCAAGTCACGAGCTAAATTCGAAATGAATTGAGTCATTCACTTAGTGTATGAGTTAGACTTaccttcaaattaaaaaattgaagataagTGACCTAGCCCTACCCTTGATTGTAAACaagtttgaacaaaaaaatttaaagatatctTACTAGGCCCACTCTTAGATGGgctaaaattagaattaaaggaTATATACTTATCTTGATgcaaaataaaactctaaaccTAGTGTATAATTGAATTAGGTCATCACCAAACATCACATTTGTACAAAAAACCAAAGCCATGGCAATTGAAATTAAGAaagttaatttcaaaatttggatTTCTTCTTCCAAATCTTCAACTTGATTTCAACAACCATACCTCATGATTTTGTTTCCAAAGACAAGATTTCaatcttttgaaaaatagtgttaaattaaataattgacattcaaatatttactaTTCTAACTTTACTTTGTATCATTAAATAGGGAGACATATGGATATTTAATTTAGGAAAATTGCATTTTGATTTAACGACTAAATTTATAGTTATAAAACCTAACGATTGACTACTTATCTAGTAACTTTAATAATCTTCTCGTAAATCCTGGTATATTTTACTTGTATTAGAATTGTGATTGAACTCTAAATTTGCATGAACTATTTTTTGTAGATTGTGACTAATATAAACACTTTTGATTATATTAGATTTGAGACAATCGTTAGATCCCtatggctttttttttctttctttacattAGAAAAGCTTTTCTACCTAAAAAAAATACTTGTATTATTGTattctctagtttatattattttctttaatcaaGGATTggtggttttcttttttttttaagttttcactacTTGATTtctaaataatgataaagtcgTGGAGGTATACTTAGATCCAAACTGATCTAACTTGATCTTGGAAGCTAGCTCAGTTCAAATTCATGGCTTCATGGCTTAAATCAGtggttttgtctattatttgaataaatgatgtcattttaccAATGagccacaaattcaaactattgattCAAGCAAAACgaagtcacaaattcaaaccatgaTTGGGTCAAATCATTTTTTGTTCAAGTGAACTCGAgtcatcattaatattaacttaACGAACTTAAGCATAGCTCAAACCgaactatattttattatagccAAACTTGAACGAAAGGGTTTTTGGGCTTGATGTGGTTCATATTCACCCCTATGTGGAGGCCCTCCCACAACAAAAATTTTGGGTCTGCCACTGGGTTCAACCATATTTGGATAAAATGGCTCCAAAATAAAACATGCTAAGAGCAAAAAATGGCTCTAATACTATTTGAAAGATTGTGAAGAAGAATACAAAGAAGGATGCAAGAATCAAGCACAATGAAAGCAAGCAAAGAGAATGTCAGAATATTACCTACTCCAAGCTTGTTTATTTGATTAAGGATGATGGAGAAAAACTTCACACTTGTCAAACTTCCAAAATGTCCACCAAACCAAGCTTTTTCTTCCTTGGACGAACTTTTAGAGTGAGAAAGAAGCAAGAGAAGTGTTTTAGCTCAAAATGAATTCATACATCAAAAAATGAACTAATTTTGGGTTTATGCATTGGTTGACTTAGTTAGCAATCACATAATTTTTGCATGGTCATTGTAAATTCTTAATTCAAACAATGACCACGCATGTCTATCATACATATACTTTAGTCAccctaattttatctcataaacacTTCAACTCTTAAAGTGTTAATTTACATCCATATAACACTATATAATGTAATCTTTATTACTCTTCAGAAGGCGTTGGCCAACCCTAAATAATTAATCATCACTCTctaaaatgtttggtttattgATGTGATCCTTTAGGTTTACCATGGTATAGTTGTAAGGCATTTTCAAACGATCCAAAAATACTTCTGAAAACTCAATAACTATAGTGAACATTTAACAATATGTCATAACCCCTAAACCACGATAAAAAAACACTTCATTGAACCTAATTTTCCAATCATACGATCTGAGTAGGTAAAATTCTTCTATTGTCCAATCCTGGTCAATTTTAGGTTCATCGTTTGTTAAAACCCTAATCTCGATGTTATACAAATTGTCGATTGATATAGTCAAAACACGTCATTATGAAAAACCTTCGTATAACTTATATTGTACTCTAGCCAACCATTTTGGTTTCCAATATATATCAGCATTCGTTCAAAAACTCGAAACTTGATCGAGTCAATGGATACCCTAAATCCAATATTTTAGAGTTAATGGATCTTGtattgatcatcattcatctctacattcaaataataatgtatGACCAACATGGTCTTTCATACGAAATATGATTAACCctatatttatacaccataCGAACCATATGTATTCGCATCAGATTTGACCATGACATCTCAAATTAAAGGATTACTTTATACAATAATACAATCATATGATTAGTCATTGACTACGATTTAATGAGTATGCGACTTGCCATTATCAGTCACATTCAAAAAATAGTTTACAAACTGTTAATCTACACCAATACTCTAATGACATGTGTATCATTATCATCCACAcaaatattatctcatgatattcaacaaaGATATTTAGTATACCGTGTGATATTATTACCCGACTTATATCATTAGGGGTGtgcataatttagttcaaaccGTAAAACCGGATCAAACCGTTTGAAAAttacagtttggtttggtttggattataaaacggtttggttttagttgaaaaattgtttacaaaaggtttacggtttgaacggttttcaaaccaaaccaaaccgtaaaccgtatatatatacatatatatatacatatatatctgtatatatacatatatatatgtatgtatgtatgacaCGGATTAGGGCATTTGGAGCTAGGAAAAGGCTACCATTTCCCTGATGGGTGTGTTACAAATCAGTTTTAAAGTGTTTTATGTTATTTctgtttatttgtttctttacttTCTATGTGGAGATTCTTGTATCCTTTCTAAATGTGTCCATAGTTATGTTATCCGGAAGTGGTGCTACTTGTATatgcaagttttttttttggaaaattaaaaagctttttttttcttgtctatATGTTGAATGTGCTTTGTTTTAGGTTTGCGTTTATGATGCtattactataaattaaacACGCTATATTTATGttagtattattataattttattaaatttcacatatGAAAGACATCaatgatgatttttcattaattatatcttttaatcatggttattattcatttattttttcttgaatttgaaaaattgaaagtgaatattttttattcggTTTGAACCATAAACCGAACCGCACCAAACCAtatattttcagtttggtttagtttggtttggtttggtttataatttaaaatggtttagtttggtttgaaattttttcaaaccgtttttttcaatttaggttgaaaaatattgtaaaccGCACCAAACCGGACCGTGCACACCCCTACATATCATATTCATAAGGAACTATTCatcaatttagttttataaagaCATCATGAGTTTTAAAATTCTAGAATTTGAATGCATTATTTATTCTAGCTACAGTAGAATTAATGAAGATATGTTAAATCCAGGGGTTTATCTGTTAGAAAGAAATTCAAAGCAATAGCATTTTCTTAAGACATGATTCATGCAGCTGtaacaaagttaaaaattttgagcaAAAACCACATCAGTCATATGAAACGTAAATATCCAAGTCTAAAACTAATTACCATCTTTGCCTATCATTGATTCAATCAGCAGAGTGATTTGGAATATTGAGCACATTTGTGTCAAAGAAAAATTATCCATCCTGTCATAATACCTCCATCCTTAttaggaaagaaaaaataaccagtatttaaaaaaaaaaattctttataaaCGGTATAAGATaggtgaaaatgttaatttcattTCGGAATATAGCACCTCGTACAAGATCTttctagtttatatatattattgaagatGAAACCAGACAGCCAACCTCAAACCAGACAAGATATCAAGGCCCAAAATGTCTCTTAAGAAACAGCTAAATGATATTAGTTTGAAACACACTTTAACCATTGATGCAAAGTCTCCAGCTGGGTGGCTTCGATAAGGCTGTAATCAACCACCACCCACTTGCCTCTTCCAAGAGTCTTCAACAATCAATTCATCAACTCCCCAATCTTCGTAACTGGACATTCATATGAAATCCATACAAATTACATTATTTATGAAggatattttatatgtaaaaaaataaaaaagaaaactgagacagcacaaatattattttcttgataaattCCACAAGCAGTAACTCAAACTAACATTCCATAATCAAAGTATCAAACCactttgatgaaaaaaattacagaagtaataaaaaattaagaatctCACCTTCCATCAGGAAGGTAGCGACGAATCGTAAATGGGATTTTTCGCTCCCGAAGCTCCTTCATGGCAATCTATACAGATGGAACACAACATCATTAAATTGTAGCATGAATGAAAACATCACGATATCAGTAGATTAATATTAGAAGTAAAAGACCTCTTATTTAATGCATAATAGTGAAGAGCAAAATCATTACTGTAGAACAAATGTCTGTCAAAAATGGTGGAACAAAAAGTGCATAGCCAAAGTTACAACACTTAAATAAAGAGCTATTCCTGTAGTTTGGCTGAATagtttattctatttattaaaagaatgtGCAAGGGGAGTTCAGAGTCCTAACCAGGTGACAAAAACAGGAAAAGACCTATTACCCAGGTGCAAACACTATAATTAGTCTGGGGCAATGAACATGTGCATACATTCAAGCTTGAAAATGCTATAAAACAATATGTAAGCCACAACATTAAGGCAATAAAATTGACAGCATAGCCTACAATTTTACAAATGGAACTGAATATTTAACAAGTAGAAAGAAACACCAATACAATTGTGCGAATTATGTACTATGGCTGATAGTACAAAGAAAGATAGGTACACATTTCATTATAACACCAAAATAAGGAGCAAATATTGGATGTcctatttatttgtttatttggtatGTAAATGAAGTGTTCATTTCTAGTCCAGTATCCACTCTTTCGTATGTTTGTTCTTCATGCGCATTTAAACTCAGGCCAAATATGTCCAGAAGCAGAGTCTAGTTTACACATTCAAGTCTttataaccaaaaaatcttCAAAGCAGTGAATAAGTAACAAAACCCTCAAGCACCATTCATTATGTGCAAATGGAGCACAGTTAACAGGTTAATTGTTCGAACCCAATAGATTCAACCAATAACACTCTAActatagaaaggaaaaaaactagTCATTCAAGGTTACTTCCAAGGAATCTTACCTCAAGTGGATCAGTCTCACCCTCCAACTCAACCATCACAGGAGCATTCATGCTGataaatgaaaggaaaactTATTATTGCTTCAAtccaaatataaagaaaaaaatataattttataccattAATACAATACAAAGGAAGAAAAACCTGATCTGCAGAGCCCGGGTACCCAAGATTCTGGCTCGTTCATATTTGGTCATATATTTTGATGTTTTCCGAGCTCCCTTAACTTCCTCATCTTCTTTGTCCTCAGTTTCTATAGGTTCTCCAGGAACATCTTCATTATTATTGTTCTCTACATCCTCTTCGGCTCCTTCCTGTTTCCACAACACTCAGACCGAAGTTCCTGTTAGTTcattaaaacagaaaaagaaacaaaagttcCCTCTTTTTTTCGGTAagtaaatcaaactaataactCCTTACTTCAATCTCAGGCTCCAATGGCTCATCCTCATAtctgcaaagaaaaaaaaaattaactcaacTTACTAAGCTCAATAACCatgtaaaaagagaaaaaacaaaaaagttcgtaccttaaaaatgaataaacatatgCATCATGTTATAACAGTTTTATTATGATCTTTTAAGATAATCACACATCTGAAAACAAGTTCTTTAGCTGAAATACAAAgaactaatttatttaattaactttCCAATTACCAATTTCCTAGTCAGATTTGCAAGGCAAACCCTAGCCTATATAAATTTCCACGGTGAGTAGTTGAGACTTAAGTTGATTATCCAGTAaaactttttgtatttttcttagTTATTAGCATCTTCTTCCTCCATCGCTAATATCTCTAGGTTTTGACAAAGATGccaaagagaaataaaataaatgaataaaaataaagaattgaaACGCTAAGTTCCTATTAGAGAAAAAGAGGACTAACCCCATATCCATATCATTGTAATCGTCGTCGGCCATGCTGATTCTCAAGCTAGATTTCGCTTCCGCAGAGCCCGAAAGCCCTGACCCAAAACAGGGAacaaaaaattctcaaatgcttatataaattttactattattgaaatattaaaaagtatagtCTAATGCACTGGAGAAAAACCCACGAACGGAGAGTCGACTATAGACGCCTGGTGGTGGTTCAAAGTGGCGGAGAGGATTGGGGGTTGCGACAGTCCAGGCCTGAATGAGGGAAACGCGGGTTCGTCGACAGCGTaatgtaaaaaggaaaaaatattttatcaggATTCGCTTGTTACTTTCGTTAATAGAGAGTTTCAAAAGTACGATTTCATCCTCCAAGTTCTTAAAAATAACAAGGAACATTATTTTTGAGAGAGGCCCTGCTTTGgagatgtaaataaaaaatttaccattGACATGTTATCGTAGGATTTAATCTTATACTCTTATTATTAACATTCCTcttatattatcatttgataacaactttggcctttttaattaaaattatcgataaaattaaattaacatcaCATTATGTGACCGCACgtcattcttatttttttttataattagaattttgtCTATATTGATtagattgataaatttgaatataatgatCAGACTCATAATCACTATATCAGgtctttttttaaaagttttagtattttgttagttttactAACCCTATAAGTAGACCACACGACATTCTTAATAATgtctaaattataataaattcacaTTTCATAACTCAAATTACGTTTTACTCCTaatctatctaaaatttaaagCAGTATAAAACTATGTCATATTATAAAACACCTCCCTACCTGCGACAATTCAATCTAATTGTACACCAATCAAGTACTTACCTTTGGTCTGGGAGGACCTGTAGTGTAAGGAAactaattaaaaagttaaaaatgcCCTCAGATGGGTTTGGACCTTGGACACTATACAAAGTAAGGGGTGGCCAAAATAGATCTGACCCAACTACATGACATTGGGTCAAAATGGGATTCATACGTAAATCAGGTCAAAATCATGTTAGAAAATGGTCAACTTGATTTTCATGTCCAGTGCTGAGTAGAAATGGCAGGGGCAGGGCGAGGGAGAGGATGATGGCTATCCCCATCCCTGACCTTGTAAAGTGAGACATATATATCCTTATCTATGCTACGAGAATCACGGGGAATTCATGTCCCCTACCTACGTTAATTCACTTCTCATCTCTTCCCCTTCCTTGCTCTTTCTTTGTCACCTCCACTTAAGTGTTATCATAGTAAtgacattataatatataattaaaaatataatggataattttgtaaattatgcTCTAAAAATAGGTATGTGATAGGAAGAAATGAGACTAGACAAGGATATATCTATCTTCATCCCTGTTTCGTCCTCATCCCTACTTATTTAGAGGAATGTTTTTCTTATACAGAATGGAGCAGGGCGGGAATCCTATTTTTAAGGTAAAGTTGTCATCCTTAGTAATTAGTCTAGTCACATGAACCcaaatatgaaattttcaaaaatttatttgttaactaGTGAAATAAGAGCCTTAACATAAACCTACTCACGttagattattagatataaatattatattttaggaaGTCAAATAATCGAGAAaatgcctttcttttttttcaagtaagtaattttttttcttcttcgttCAAATTTATTCACTATATATTGGATTCTCtctttcaatgaaaaattaaacacaatttcaattatacaaccCCTTTACTATCATCATTCTAAACCTCTCATCTCTCTCCATTCTTTCAATCTCTATTAAGGGCTAGATTTAAGTCGTGATGAGCTCGAGATCGGCTCAACTTGATTGTGAGACCCTTATAAGCACATTAGGTGGTCACTCTAGAAAGccttaatatattaaaactaaatgaaCAAATAATACAGTTTGACTATAATCATGTTGCATGACTCTATCGAGAGATAATAATAGATCTCACATATTAAGATTATTTGTTGTTAATCTGGTACAACACATAGGTATTTATTGTCTATAAGTTTACTAGACTAACCTGTCAAAATGATTTCATATAAATGTTAATCTaagtgtctatgaaataaatcatcTAGCGAACAGTGGTGCATATAATCcttaaactcaaaattacaATAGCATCTTATGCATCAATGGGTGCAGTTTGATGTTATTTAACGTAATCCTTAATTTAGGGTTATAATAATGTTAGTTATTGGTTGCACTGAGAAGTGTACTAAAACTATGGTGGATCAATAACATAGAATTCATTACTCATGAGAATAAGAGAATATCTATCAACGTCTTTTAATGGATGAGAACAACCATTTAAATATATGTCCATATTGGTGAAGATTGACTTGTTTCTCAATCCAATACTCTTTGATCTTATTCTagaaactaaataatttaaatcaatggATGTTCTAAGATAGACAATTCTTTTGTATCTCAGtcttgataaaatattatatgatgaaaGAGTTTGATTGCATGGTAATACAATCGTTAATATGTTTACATTTTCTATTGATTCTTCATCATTATGagtggtcatgatgtcttaTTAGAGACCAATTTTGATTTgtgaattatgattttattcacTATTAACATGATGTAGAACCTATGTGTTACACACAATAAGGGTTAATGACCAAGGTATAGAAGCTTTAgatttattttggtttagaGTGAATCACTAGGAAAGGGTGATTTTGATCTCTATTAGACTTAGCTAATCACTAACTTAAgggacaaaaatgaaataaccaaaactaaaatgGATTGGGATTGAGAATTTGAGGTGAAGGACTTTCATTCTATCTTGAGGAATAACTGTTGTCATCTGTCAAGTGCAAGAGATTCAAGGGATATTGCATAAGATTCATTCAAAGGGGATAATTCTAAGtaaaattttccaataaataCTTGTGGTTTGTGGGTGCCTTGCCAAATAGATTTATCAACACCAAAAAAGGATACAGTGATGCAAATTAGATATATGATAGAAAGGATTTGAAGTCTATCAATAGATGTGTTCATACTAGAAGGTATAGTTGTATCATGGAAAACATTAATAGAgttttataatcaaatgactcaAATCCATTATTAAATCTAATCTTATTGCTTTAGATAAGTGTGGTGAAAAGGTTGAACAGCGAAACCAATTCTTAAAGGATATTCCAAAGTGGCCAAGGTTTGTGCCAACAATATGCTTTTATTGTGATAGTCAATCTGCAATAGGAAGATTACAAAGTAATATGTATAATGATAAGTCTAGACATATATGTCATCTTTAAAATACCATTTGACAACCACTCTCAATTGgagttattttaattgattatgtgAAATAATGATAGGGACCaagatttttaacaaatataaattaaaagaaaggctaagacatgaaaataaaataggtCAGCGACAAATTTGATATGAGAGGAAGGTTGGGTGGAAAATGTAAAcgaagagaaaaatgatattaataacattaaaaacttgtgaaaaacataaaaaacattgAAGAAACAAGTCAAATGCAAAAGGATGATGTGATACATGATTTAGGTGGCCATAGATGATGTGGCAACTTGTTTGGCAATGTGACGTGATGACATGGGTGTGCATGTGGAGCCATATAGGAAGTCATATGCTTGTGAGTTAAGGATTTCTAGTTGAGAGGAGTtggtttaaatcaagtttactTGTGTAGTTTAGTTTAACACAAGTTTCTTACTCCAATTTAATTAATCgagtttttattaataatagttttcCTAAGGAGTCGTTCGATTCTAgggatttaaaaattactttggtaatatatcatttattacttatattatcttgtttgatttgtcaataataaaatattacagtaatcctCTATTAGCAATACTAACGTGGgaggtaatatagatggtaatctaattactaccttcatcttaggtattaaaagattaccaatgtaatcttgattttattataattatattattatttaataattttttgaaacaaaaataaatttatttttaattaatataaaaaatatttaaaaataatgatatttaagggcatttaagtaaaataatttatcagtatttttttattacctttaaccaaacacaataattatttatacctatcaaattttatcaaacatagtaatcatttatacccagtaatcttttaagtaatctatcttcaaagtaatttctctattttagtaataaaatattacttaaaccaaacaccccATAATAGTTAAGAGTTCtattttgacttaaaaaataaagaatttttagaatttcattGTTTAGAAAAGCTCAATTTTAGTAAagtctattaaaattatttactagaGTCATAACTTTCTAAAATTTGGAATGAATTAACATTCATGATTCTAGTTAAACTAGTATCAATGAGTTTTTCTAGTTTAATAACTTTCCCTAATCTTGCTAAGAAAATAAGTCTATATAAAAGCATGagatttgtaatttaataatcaatttatcaaattatgaataaaatttagttaaattttcttcaagaaacatTGCATTATTAAGCATTGTTCTTGTTATCTCTTCGTTTGTTGAACGATATTAACCCTTAATCATCCTCgtgaacaatattataactCCATCCACTTTTGTTCTGTATCAAATAATTTAGCTAATTTGTTAACAAAATAGAGAATTTGTTGAAATATCATCAAAGGGAATAAGACTAAGACTGTTGAAATAATATGTCGATATAATGAAAACTCAACATATTTGACTAGAGATCCCAAGATTTAAGTTAAAAGAGACAACTTAATTATAAAGACTTAAATAGATCACTCTGAGAACTATCCTCAGTCTATTCCTATGATTAAACGAAACATTGATGCTCGTAGGGAAAGAGGTTAAGCAAAactttttcatgattttaatgtATCAAGATTTCGAGCGGAATAATACCAGTCATTTTTAAAGAAATCACCTATGCAAG
Protein-coding sequences here:
- the LOC123205713 gene encoding DNA-directed RNA polymerases II, IV and V subunit 6A-like, with the translated sequence MADDDYNDMDMGYEDEPLEPEIEEGAEEDVENNNNEDVPGEPIETEDKEDEEVKGARKTSKYMTKYERARILGTRALQISMNAPVMVELEGETDPLEIAMKELRERKIPFTIRRYLPDGSYEDWGVDELIVEDSWKRQVGGG